In Paramormyrops kingsleyae isolate MSU_618 chromosome 11, PKINGS_0.4, whole genome shotgun sequence, the genomic window CCACTACCAGCCTCAGCTACATGCGAGAGACTGTTCAGCACTGCCAGACAGATATTTATGCCGAAAAGGGCATGCTTTGATTCCAAGAAATTTGAAACAATCAGCTTCTTTTGAAGCTAAACAGAGGGTTCTGGTGGTCCTATGGTGTGTGCCTCAGTTCTTCTGGCTTATACAAACACCTAATATATTTGCATACAAATAAAGATTTTTGAACAGCATGCACATTGAGTTTATAATCCCTCGATGTTTTACAGTACTATAATATTTTTTGCATGATGTGTTTAGGAAAAATGCAATCGTCATATATAATGATGGTTATGGCCAAGGGAGCTTTAAGTATTTATCTGACTTTATTTTTCTCTGCTTGCGTTCTACATGGAGTCCAGTCAGCTTTGCCCTAAAATGGTGGTTTTGTCCTTTGCAAGGTTACTTtatacttttatactttaaGTATGTTTTAGAGCCTGTACTTTTCACTTTAACCTGAGTAAAAAAGTGAAGTCAATACTTCAACTTTTACTAGAGTATTTGTAAAAACATGTATCTATACTTCTACTTCAGTGAAGAATGCATGTATTTTTGACACCTCTGGCCAACATGCATCTGTGAGTCTTGGGCACTCATGACCCCACCATTGGTTTACTGGTTGGCTTTCCTTGGGacacttttggtaggtactgatCATTGCATACTGGCAACACGCCAAGACCTACCATTTTGGAGATGCCGGCCCAggagccatcacaatttggcccatgtcaaagttgctcagatccttacacttgcccatttttcctgctttcaccacatcaacttcaagaactgactgttcacttacctcatatataatggcacccttgacaggtgTCAATGTAacaagataatcaatgttattcacttcacctctAAGTGGTTTTAATTTTAAGGCTGATCAGTGTATAATGTATTTTCAACATATTTCTATAAATGTAATGGAATATATGCTCTATAGTCTACTTCCCTAATGTCTAACTGCAATGTGCAATGCACATTTTACTGATGAAGACCTGCTCTGTGTCTTGTTTCTAGCATTGGCTGGAGTTCACAAAGTCGATTGCCAAACAGATGAAATGTAAGTACATTCTTTGTCTGGTCTGTGTTCCTCATCCCGCTTAATGTCGTTTACATTGTTAGCCAGCAGTCTGTATGGCCGCGGTTTACATCGTTAGCCAGCAGTCTGTATGGCCGCGATTTACGTCGTTAGCCAGCAGTCTGTATGGCCGCGATTTACGTCGTTAGCCAGCAGTCTGTATGGCCGCGATTTACGTCGTTAGCCAGCAGTCTGTATGGCCGCGATTTACGTCGTTAGCCAGCAGTCTGTATGGTCGCGGTTTACGTCGTTAGCCAGCAGTCTGTATGGCCACGATTTACGTCGTTAGCCAGCAGTCTGTACGGCCGTGGTTCATGTCATTAGCCAGCAGTCTGTACGGCCTTGTGAGTCCTGAGGGGCCCTGTGTCTGGCATCTGCTGTCTAATGCTGTCCGTGGCCTCCTGCCCCACGCCCACCCTCAATAACATGTCTctgccccccagcccagccacCCTTCACCATGTGCTTGCGGGTCAAGTTCTACCCCCCTGACCCTGCCACATTGAAAGAAGAGATCACCAGGTAAAATGTGATAGGAGTTATGGGGAAGCCCTCAGTGATCAGCAGCCGTAGTCACACAACTACACCTCGGAAATGGCAGCTCAGGATGTATCCATAGAGATCATGTGGATGTGCTTTTGGAATCCAGTCCAGCTCGACTGATGTTCTTCAGGTCATTTCTTCTGTTCTGAATTCTTGCAGATATCTAGTCTTCCTGCAGATCAAGAGAGATCTGTACCATGGCCGCCTCTTGTGCAGGACTTCGGACGCAGCCACTCTGGCCGCCTACATACTGCAAGGTAACGCCATTGCCCAGCTTGGCCGGGCTTTCTGCTAGTTGTGCCTCATCCTGCAGGTTAAACACGCTCGTGTGCTTTGGACGTTCGCGTTCGGCTTTTAGGTCAAACACTGCTGCTCTTGAGGAAACGGTTTTCCACATGGGTGACCCCAATCGCAAAAATCTTGAGAGCTTCGTGGACATCCTGAACGGTTTGGGGTGGAGCCTGGGCAGTGCACGGACTGCTGTGCTCACATGTGCACGCATGTGTGAAGAAAAGCCTGGCGCTTTGGTGATGACCTCTGGACAGTCTCTGTCTCCTGCTGTTGGGTTTTCAGGTCAGGCAGACCTACAGTGGACCTTCAGAAGCAGAGATGAATGTTAGGACATGGTGTAATGGAGGCCTGAGTAGGTGTAAGGAAGCACCCTCTCCCCACCATCTACCCGGCGATGCCCCCACTGTGCTCCTCGATTAGCCGTGATGTCACCTTGTCGGGATGCTAACACAGACACCAGGAGGGAACTAACACAATACAGAATGATAAACCCCCGCTTTCGTGGCTGAACCCTGGACGGCATTACCTGAAAGATGGTTGCCTAGCATACATTTAGACATACCTGGCGTTCCGGATCACGATGACATATAGGAGTGGTGTGTCACAATCCACACATCTGTGAAGTATCCTGTGGACTGGGAATAAATCAGGAAAAAAACGAACAGCATGCAGTAAAGTGCAAAAGGAAATGAAAGTTATTTATCTGGCTGTGAGGATATATTTcctcagaaaaaaagaaacattttaacaCGCGTGCAAATTAACaggaacacaataaaaactaacaaaaatttcttctgttccCCAAAGGTACCGTTATCTTGTCGTATGGCTAAAtaaacaccgcttcagttcccaaacctctcctctgGGGCACCTCAACCATTCTGGTGTACAAGGTGTACCagtggtcgagtcaaaaaatacacgAGTTACTGCAAATTCGGGGGTGATATTAGATGaggttttaaaatgactaaGCCGACACACTTTGAGAGGGATAATACCATAGCtgtacaccaacatgaagatcatttaaacatcattttcattgactgcctaagacttatTTACAGTGCTTTAGATCAGTAAGGAAATGATTTCTGTAGTCAGGCAGGAAAATCAAACATCGTCAAATATCTGTTGGGTAAGATTCATTTTTACAAATATACTTCACATTTTAACACCAACCCTTGTGGTTCAGCAGGTTTTTGAACATTATCGACAGTATCACCTAGATATATAACTATATTCATCCATTAAACGACTGTTTCTGGTGTGACTGCTGTTGGCAGACTGTATTTCTGTGACCAGGATCTCAGATGTTCACGTCTGAAGCTCCCTGGCCTGGCCTGAAGGTTAACGGGTGATGCTGTCCTCTCTGCACAGCCGAGATCGGGGACTACGACCCCGGGAAGCACCCTGAAGGTTACAGCTCGAAGTTCCAGTTCTTCCCCAAGCACTCTGAGCGGCTTGAGCGGAGGATTGCCGAGATCCACAAGACGGAGCTGATGTGAGGGCGGGGCTGTGACATCATGATCACCATGGCAATCATGATGACATCACACTGTGCTACCTCTGGGGCTACTGGCACCACTCACACTGCAGGAGACACGCTGAGATGCTTTAGGTGGATCAAGCTGCTTAAGGAAGTCGCGTCTGTCTTCAGTTTTTTAATGATTCTAGCAGAGTCCTTAATTCCAGACGTTTGTGCAGAGATTTTGTTTTAGATGCAGATACTTGACAAGATACGACACTTAATTTTTCTGCCAGTGAGGTTTACCTGCAAATATTTATCATTATATAGATTTAATTAAAGTGTGAGTGTTTGGTTTAATAAGTGTCTGTTCGAGCACTGCTTTATTCCATTTGAtgcataaatgttttaaatttcATTGTACAGCAGTAAATGCAGCAGTGCACAGAGTTTCATTAGGACATTCCCACAGCTCTCTGTTTGCGTCAGTAGATTACACTTATTGGTTAGGATTGCTCATGTGCCACTGGCAATTCCCGTCTCtgactgccccctagtggtgatAGCATCTTGAACATTGAACAGGTTGTGGCGCTCATTTAAAATGTTGCCTGATTATTGCTGTTAGCTTGAAATACAAACACCTCCTGCTAGAAGTTagtaaggtgtgtgtgtgacgtgTGTCAGATAATCCAATCCTTCGCGCTCCTTCACAGAGGACACACGCCGGAAACGGCTGAGATGAACTTCCTGCAGAAGGCACAGACGCTGGAGACGTACGGCGTGGATCCTCACCCCTGTAAGGTGAGGGCATGGGCGCTGGCTCCCTCACCTCACATGTTGTATAACCTCATTAAAAGCTCACTGCTGTGTGAATGGTGTCTCTGACAGGATGTTTCCGGAAACCCCGCCTTCCTCGCATTCACCCCATTTGGATTTGTTGTGCTTCAGGGGAACAAGAGGGTCCATTTTCTCAAGTGGTGAGTGTGCATTCCAACTCTGGAACAATACTGACCGTAACCATAGAAACAGTTGagggacacagacaggcagggggAAATGGTTCTATCCAAATCAGTGCTCTGCTGTCTGTACCCCTATATTAGTACCCCTCTTGCAGTACCCCCCATCAGTACTCTGCTGTCAGTACCCCACTGTCAGTACCCCTCTGTCAGTGCTTTGCTGTCAGTACCCCTATGTTAGTACCCCTCTGTCAGTACCCCTCTGTCAGTGCTCTGATGTCAGTACACCTATGTCAGTGCTCTGCTGTCTGTATCCCTCCGTCAGTACCCCTCTGTCAGTGCCCCTATGTCAGTGGTCTGCTGTCTGTACCCCTCTGTCAGTATTCTGCTGTCAGTACCCCTCTGTCAGTACCCCTATGTCAGTGGTCTGCTGTCTGTACCCCTCTCTCAGCACCCCTCCATCAGTACTCTGCTGTCAGTACCCCTCTGTCAGTACTCTGCTGTCAGTACCCCTCTCTCAGTACCCCTCTGGCAGTGCTCTGCTGTCAGTACCCCTCCGTCAGTACTCTGCTGTCAGTACCCCTCCGTCAGTACTCTGCTGTCAGTACCCCTCTGTCAGTACTCTGCTGTCAGTACCCCTCTCTCAGTACCCCTCTGGCAGTGCTCTGCAGTCTGTACCCCTCCGTCAGTATTCTGCTGTCAGTACCCTTCTGTCAGTACTCTGCTGTCAGTACCCCTCTGTCAGTGCTCTGATGTCAGTACCCCTCTGTCAGTACCCCTCCATCAGTACTCTGATCTCAGTACCTCTCTGTCAGTTTTGTGATGTCAGTACCCCTCTGTCAGTACCCCTTTCTCAGTACCCCTTATGTTAGTACTCTGCTGTCAGTACCCCTATGTCAGTACTTCTCTGTCAGTACTCTGATATTAGTACTCCTATATCAGTACTCTGATGTCAGTACTCCTCTGTCTGCAGTCTGCTATCAGTACTTTTCTAGTCAGTATTCTGTACTAACTACTGCCATGACAATAGTCTGATGTCAGTAGTCCTAAGTCAGTAGTCCTCTGTCAGTACTACACTGCCAGCCATGCAGCATCATCTCCGTTTTCCCAGACTAGTGATCTTCCAAAGTCTTGTGTGATACAGCTGTAGATATCTCCTCAACTTGTGTGCAGGAATGAGGTGACCAAGCTGAAGTTTGAAGGAAAGACCTTCCACATATATGCGAACCATAGGGAGGTGAGATGCTGTTTGAcattgaaaaaaatcaaatatgaACAGTAACCTAGTTCTCTTGCACAGAGGTAACTTCATGGTCATTTTCATGGATACACCAATTATTCAGTAGCATATTTGGTACTTGTCCTTCCTGATTCTCCTGTACAGGACAAGAAGATCATCCTGACATACTTTGCACCGACTCCAGAGGCCTGCAAGCACCTGTGGAAATGTGGGGTGGAGAACCAAGCTTTTTACAAGTGAgtccacacactcacacccacacacactttatatattcctatcattgtggggactctgcattcatttctatgggcataacccttaTCGTAACAATGgcagccttaacccctacccagccttaacccctaaccttaaccaaaagtaaccagacaaaatgcaagacttttggaTTTTTTGATAGCATTCACAGACATatataaaattgttttttataaaattctgagttttttaatttttatttttatcacaatgtaataaccaaaacatacacacacacacacacacacacacacacacactctcagtgCTGCTCTGGACTGTGTCAGCGTCAGGCAGTCAGCAGGGCCAATTGGGGATATCAGAGGTGTGTGAGGTGGAATCTAAGGAATGAAGATGAGACTGGTGTGTAGAGCAGAGCTGAGCTGAACTGCGAACAGGCCTCTTCCAGCCTGCTGACTGGACTGGGGGTCAGTAAATGTGTATAGTGCCTTTGGCTTTGTCGTGTCGGTGGTATGACCCCTGTGACCGTGTAAGGAGGGACTGTCTGAACCGTACGCCTTCCAATGACCGTTTGGTCCTGATGTGACCATTTGACCGTTCTTCTGAATGTTTTGACTGCTGGGGCTATACTTTTCCTATGACTGTCTGCAGTGGAATACAGTCTGCCCATTTAAAGGCCAattctggggaggggggaggggggaacgACGTGAGGCAGGGCTGTGAATTATTCACtggctgtgtttttatttctgttcaGCTCTGCATTAAGAGAAACGGAGACCTTGCATGTCTAATAAAGGGTCTGGagtaaaatgcccccccccccttcccagtcACCATTTCATCTGCAATGGGGGGAGGGTCCTCCACTTTGCCCATAAATAGAACATTAGTGCAGCTAGTCCAGGGATGACAGGGATGAGAGAATGGGTTAGGTGAGAGGAGGTGAGTGTCCTTCAGAGCAAAGCCTTGTTTGAACCTGCCACAGAGGTGTAAACCCCTCTTAACCCCTCTTTTCCACACATGGTATGTTCCTCTGTAATAGGAGTAACTTTAACCTCTTTTTCCCTACATGTGGTATGTTCCTCTGTAATAGGGGTCACTTTAACCCCTTTCCCCCCACACATGGTATGTTCCTCTGTAATAGGTGTCACTTTAACCCTTTATTTCCCACACGTGGCATGTTCTTCTGTAATAGGAATTACTTTAACCCTTTATTCCCCACACGTGGCATGCTTGTCTGTAATAATTTTTCCCATCCTTTTCTGTCCTTTTTTCCTTCTCATAAGGCTGGAGAAGTCGAGCCAGGTGCGTACTGTGTCCAGCAGTAACCTGTTCTTCAAGGGAAGCCGCTTCCGATACAGGtaaacagcagggggcgccagctGCTATTTTACAATTTACTATGACATCCTGAAATTGCAgcaggagaggaggggaggTAATGAAGGTAAAGATGTTGCTTGGAGGAGTACTGTCTGTTTTCTGTCAGTAAATTGCTGTTTGTTCAGTCATCCCTACTTTGACAGGAAAGACTGTGTGAGTATTGGGGACAACTTAAGCTGCTTCTGTATATAATCCCTGTCATCGTGTTATTCCTGTATGAACGAGAGGTACCATAAGGCACTGCACTAAAGATAAATACAGTGTGTTCAATAATATTTACGAGTTAGTTGCTGATTTTAAGATTACAGCAGCAGACGTGAGCAGTTTTGCTTGCCTTGTTTCGAGGGCAGCAGTACCTGAGTCTGTACTGAATGAACCTGTTTGTAACTGTGTTTAGAGCGTGTGGAgactgtttgtgtttgtgttgggACACAGCGGACGAGTCGCCAAGGAAGTCATGGAGcaaagtgcaaaaataaaacgTGATCCTCCAGAGATACACAGGTGAGTCCAAAAGGTGCAGCTCAGCCGACCCAGAGCTGCTTTTCAGGCATTGGACGGGGAGCCGCGCTTTGCCCCATGTGTTTTCATAAGATCCTGTGTACACTGGGGGGTGTGGCCTTTCAGAGTGGGTGGGGCCTCCTGGGGTGGGTGTGGTCTCCTGGGGTGGGACAGGACAGGGCAATGTTGAGCGACACGCCCTTTTTCACAGTTGTTCCTAAGTGAAATCCTTTCCCGTCTGCCCAAACGCAGACTGTCAGTGTGCGACTGGGCTCCTGGTTCCCTCCCCCTGATAAGACTTGACCTCCCTGCCTTCCATGGCTGCTGTCCTTTGCTATTATCCCATAGAAACACAACAAAAGCCCTTCTTCAGCTTTCACAGCCTGAGCCTTGAAGATTTGTTCCTGGGCACTATGGCTGTGGCCTCTGTTTGTCGTCAGTGCCCCGCACAGCTGAATTTGCCTTTTCTATGGTCAGAATTGCTGTCCTGCCTCCAGCAAGCtaaagaaatgtttttattaaatatataacaaatatatgacatatataacattaagtaaataaataacatttcatACAAAAACATCAACACTTTCAGTGATGTTAATGATTCTGTCGTTTTTCAATTCAAATTACTAAAGGGAAAAGTCAGGCATGTTCAGGTATGTATAAGCGTGTTTAAGTATGCTCCAGTATGTTCAGGTATGTGCAGGCATGTATAAGTGTATTTCATAATGCGCAGGGTTTTCAGGTATTATAGAAATGTTCAGGTGTGCACAGGTATTATAAGGATATGCAGGTGTGCATAGGTGTGTTCAGGTATGGAGAGGCATGTTTAGGTATTTGCAGGCATGTTCAGGTGTGCTTAGGTATATACAGGCATATTCAGTTATGGAAAGGTGTGTTCAGGCATGTTCAGTTATGGACAGGTGTGTTCAGGTATGGAGAGGCATGGTTAGGTATTTGCAGGCATGTTCAGGTGTGCTTAGGATATATACAGGCATATTCAGTTATGGAAAGGTGTGTTCAGGCATGTTCAGTTATGGACAGGTGTGTTCAGGTATGGAGAGGCATGGTTAGGTATTTGCAGGCATGTTCAGGTGTGCTTAGGATATATACAGGCATATTCAGTTATGGAAAGATGTGTTCAGGCATGTTCAGTTATGGACAGGTGTGTTCAGGTATGGAGAGGCATGTTTAGTTATTTGCAGGCATGTTCAGGTGTGCTTAGGCATATACAGGCATATTCAGTTATGGAAAGGTGTGTTCAGGCATGTTCAGTTATGGACAGTTGTGTTCAGGTATGGAGAGGCATGTTTAGGTTTTTGCAGGCATGTTCAGGTGTGCTTAGGTATATACAGGCATATTCAGTTATGGAAAGGTGTGTTCAGGCATATTCAGTTATGGACAGGTGTGTTCAGGCATGTACAGGTGTGTTCAGCTTTGTGTGCCTGCTGTCCCCACAGAGCTGGGATGGTGCCCAGCAGGAGCTGCCCCTCCATCACTCATGGCCCACGGCTAAGCAGTGTCCCCCGAACGCGGAGGAGAGCTGTGCACATCTCCATTATGGAGGgtaagacacccccccccacacacgctctctctctgccccctgcGGTTTCGCTCTGACCCCCGCGGGCTCTCAGGTGTTCCCGTCACTCATGCTGCTCTATTTCGAGAGCCCCGCCCCCACAGCGTGTGGCCCCCGTCAGCGACCGTGCCGAAAGCGAGCGTACAGGTGCAGGTCCTGCTGCCGGCCCCGTCCCCACGGCTAGGCCGGTGGGACAGCAGAAACCctacccccccccttcccacccccccgcccagctGTCCTGCCTGGGATGTGGTATTAATATCCGTCCTGGAAATAGCCGCCCAGTCAGCGCTGACTCCCCCCTCCGCCTCGCCATGTATGTCAGGGTCCCTGTCGAGGCACGAAGCCCGTAGCCATTGCTGAGGAACCCGCGAGAGGGACAGGGGTACGGGGACACGGGGACGGCACAGCGGCATCGGAAGGGGGCAGCCGGCGCCTGCACACCAGCGTCATGGTGAAGTGTCTGATCCGCATCCGCACCAAGGTGAACGTTCACCTGCGCATGGTGAACCACTGCTACCGCGATGTTAAGGTGCGCGTGCTCAGCCTGGGCCCGCGCATGCTGGGCAAGGCGCTGGGCGTGCTGCCGCTCTTCCCTGCCCTGGCCGGCCAGCCGGGCGACGCTCACGTGTTGCCGGGGGCGCCGGCCATCTTCCCGCAGTATGGCGTTCCCGCAGGTAACTGCACGAGCCCGACCGAGATCGCGGACCCCTGCATCCCCCCTCCGTACGGACCTCTTCCTCACCCCTAAAGCTTGCTGCTCCTCTGATGAGCAGCTTCTCCAGATCATTCCTGCTTACACCCTCTGTTTGGCGATTGCTTTACGCTCCTCTGCTGCGATGCACCAGCCTCCGTCTCTCGCTCTGCTCCCGTGCGCCCGCCTGACCTTCTGACCGTATTCCGAAAGCCGGTAATCGCCTGACCCTGGAATCCCCATCTGCTTGGGATTGGGGATTTCATGGAGCCCCCTTTTCTCGGATGTGTACGCGTGACGTGTGCGTAACTGCAGGGCCCCCTCTCTCTGAGCCTTTACTGATCGCTTGGCTGATTTAATTAGGCTCTTTTGCAGGTTCTTTTATCCGCATTGATGAACCTGATTTACACTTTTATGAAACTAATTCATCGAGAGTGCATGTGATCAGGGTGGGTGGGTGTCTCGCTCCGGAGGCGAGTTTTTCTCGAGTTGTCTGGCTTACTTAACTGGCTTAGTTAGCAAGGCTTTAGTCTGGTATAATGTTACGGATTGTAAAGGCGATTCAGCACGTTTCCTTAACCCGGTTTCCCAGGGTCCTGCGCTTTCAGAAGGTAGATCAGACCAAGAGTATGAGTGTAATACAGGTACCTACACGTCCTGGCAGGAAGGTTTAACGTCAGACTATCACCCTTAATGACACAGAGCCTGCGGTCCCTCCCATACCAtcatcacagcacagggtcggACAACATGGAGAACCcccggagctgggggttaagggccttgctcaagggcccactgACATGTTCTGCCGAGGTCGGGGCTCAAGctggcg contains:
- the LOC111859386 gene encoding FERM domain-containing protein 5-like isoform X1, with translation MLSRLRSGSIRNLDREYSCTVRLLDDTEYTCTIQRDSKGLYLFELICQHLNLLEKDYFGIRYVDPDKQRHWLEFTKSIAKQMKSQPPFTMCLRVKFYPPDPATLKEEITRYLVFLQIKRDLYHGRLLCRTSDAATLAAYILQAEIGDYDPGKHPEGYSSKFQFFPKHSERLERRIAEIHKTELIGHTPETAEMNFLQKAQTLETYGVDPHPCKDVSGNPAFLAFTPFGFVVLQGNKRVHFLKWNEVTKLKFEGKTFHIYANHREDKKIILTYFAPTPEACKHLWKCGVENQAFYKLEKSSQVRTVSSSNLFFKGSRFRYSGRVAKEVMEQSAKIKRDPPEIHRAGMVPSRSCPSITHGPRLSSVPRTRRRAVHISIMEGLESLRDSAHSTPVRSVSHGDSFLPRSHGVAADGSERASVIADEAYSPSDSVLPTPVAEHSLLELTAARQLNGSPCSIEEEKEWEAGMAPGGEAGEARLGRKPPSTATRTGAISSLSGVEQLNKLVLSVVRLLLVTIGLLFILLLLLIALTESDLDIAFLRDIRQTPEFEQFHYEYFCPLRRWFACKFRWLGGHLINK
- the LOC111859386 gene encoding FERM domain-containing protein 5-like isoform X2, which produces MITMAIMMTSHCATSGATGTTHTAGDTLRCFRGHTPETAEMNFLQKAQTLETYGVDPHPCKDVSGNPAFLAFTPFGFVVLQGNKRVHFLKWNEVTKLKFEGKTFHIYANHREDKKIILTYFAPTPEACKHLWKCGVENQAFYKLEKSSQVRTVSSSNLFFKGSRFRYSGRVAKEVMEQSAKIKRDPPEIHRAGMVPSRSCPSITHGPRLSSVPRTRRRAVHISIMEGLESLRDSAHSTPVRSVSHGDSFLPRSHGVAADGSERASVIADEAYSPSDSVLPTPVAEHSLLELTAARQLNGSPCSIEEEKEWEAGMAPGGEAGEARLGRKPPSTATRTGAISSLSGVEQLNKLVLSVVRLLLVTIGLLFILLLLLIALTESDLDIAFLRDIRQTPEFEQFHYEYFCPLRRWFACKFRWLGGHLINK